Proteins found in one Candidatus Dormiibacterota bacterium genomic segment:
- a CDS encoding alpha/beta hydrolase: MIETRDVVGHGGVACAVRSAGTNGPALVFVHGVGSTAAIWDAQLRAFDDAYRCFAIELRGNGIPPEPSPSEITRAGYAGDVLAVLDAYAIESYTIIGCSLGGVVAFELWKRDPSRIDAMAIVGSFARYPNARSYADGIAAAVRAAGSMETFARGRAEKLGLPPERLRETVEQMACKTVPSYLAATEATWTGDYRDLLPGISVPALVACGEHDAVAPFALSEEIAAGIPVSELSVIAGAGHVANADAPARFNERLQTFLARHIRS, translated from the coding sequence ATGATTGAAACTCGGGACGTGGTGGGGCACGGCGGGGTGGCGTGCGCGGTGCGCAGCGCCGGCACTAACGGGCCGGCGCTGGTCTTCGTGCATGGCGTCGGGTCCACCGCCGCGATTTGGGACGCGCAGCTGCGTGCGTTCGATGATGCCTATCGTTGTTTCGCGATTGAATTGCGCGGTAACGGCATTCCGCCCGAACCGTCGCCGTCGGAGATAACGCGAGCCGGGTATGCCGGCGACGTGCTCGCCGTGTTGGATGCGTACGCGATCGAAAGCTATACCATTATCGGTTGCAGTTTAGGCGGCGTGGTGGCGTTCGAATTATGGAAACGCGATCCAAGCCGGATCGATGCGATGGCGATCGTCGGCAGCTTTGCTCGCTACCCGAACGCGCGGTCGTACGCCGACGGCATCGCCGCGGCGGTCCGCGCTGCCGGAAGCATGGAAACTTTCGCGCGCGGTCGCGCGGAGAAACTCGGCTTGCCACCGGAGCGCCTGCGCGAAACCGTAGAACAGATGGCGTGCAAGACCGTTCCTTCGTATCTTGCCGCGACGGAGGCTACCTGGACCGGTGACTATCGCGATCTCTTGCCGGGTATAAGCGTACCCGCGCTCGTCGCGTGCGGAGAGCACGACGCGGTCGCGCCGTTCGCGCTCTCTGAAGAAATTGCGGCAGGTATCCCGGTGAGCGAACTTAGCGTCATCGCCGGAGCGGGGCACGTCGCCAACGCCGATGCGCCGGCGCGGTTCAACGAGCGCTTGCAAACGTTTCTTGCCCGCCATATACGATCGTGA